A genomic window from Coccinella septempunctata chromosome 9, icCocSept1.1, whole genome shotgun sequence includes:
- the LOC123320351 gene encoding nuclear envelope integral membrane protein 1, with translation MILYQAMNFYIPVGVLISFYFIPSSLTTEVRSQVVNYLVPNEELQFNPKPFTQSKRFRIYCYEGKPKSILYIWQSIFLQIDSDSEDYTQYDGPTPEIVLQDYEAHRFSWSISLFSWKSKNMKLDPFNQSCIGIHSNENYIVRLRVLHIDYWKVLMLVVGILIYLSAAKLCQNVLFYYISGISIGIIASFLFLIYFLSKLFPRKSIMYGVFATGWTVSLYLLQLIKDNLRTIFVMYREYVVYYTIFSGVISFIVCYRYGPIKDERTRSIIRWSLQAIGLLSIYLSSQFQEASVAQIIVLLIYHNTPSRWLSKPRNYLKRKFPPKVKLLTNDEYYAQGVRETNKSLEELRKYCLSPECNQWKTALKLKDVKRFASFIEGNSHLSDEEVLEYETSLQQVDFTDDEEQTDEEDYTDED, from the coding sequence atgatattataccaaGCCATGAATTTTTACATCCCTGTCGGCgttttaatttcattttattttattccttCTTCATTAACTACCGAAGTCAGATCGCAAGTGGTGAATTATCTTGTTCCAAATGAAGAGCTTCAGTTTAATCCAAAACCATTCACACAATCAAAAAGGTTTCGCATCTACTGTTACGAGGGTAAACccaaaagtattctttatatatgGCAGAGTATATTTCTGCAAATCGACTCAGATTCAGAGGATTACACACAGTACGATGGTCCGACCCCAGAAATCGTATTGCAAGACTATGAAGCTCATCGTTTCAGTTGGAGTATAAGCTTATTCTCATGGAAAAGTAAAAATATGAAACTAGATCCCTTCAATCAGAGTTGTATAGGAATACATAGCAATGAAAATTACATAGTGAGACTCCGAGTGCTACATATAGATTATTGGAAAGTTTTAATGTTGGTTGTTGGTATTTTAATTTATCTATCAGCTGCCAAGCTTTGCCAAAACGTGCTTTTCTACTATATATCGGGTATAAGCATAGGAATAATAGCTTCTTTTCTTTTTCTAATATATTTCCTAAGCAAATTGTTCCCAAGGAAATCCATAATGTATGGAGTATTTGCTACAGGGTGGACAGTAAGCTTATACCTTCTACAATTGATTAAGGATAATTTAAGGACAATTTTTGTGATGTACAGAGAATATGTTGTGTATTACACAATTTTTTCGGGAGTCATTAGTTTTATAGTCTGCTACAGATATGGACCAATTAAAGATGAAAGAACTCGGAGTATCATTAGGTGGTCTCTACAAGCAATAGGCTTGCTATCCATATATCTGAGTAGTCAGTTTCAAGAGGCTTCTGTTGCCCAAATAATTGTGCTACTGATATATCACAATACCCCTAGTAGATGGTTGTCCAAACCAAGGAATTACTTGAAGAGAAAGTTTCCCCCAAAAGTAAAACTGTTAACCAACGATGAATATTATGCACAAGGTGTtagagaaactaacaagagctTAGAAGAACTGAGAAAATACTGCCTAAGCCCTGAATGTAATCAGTGGAAGACTGCATTGAAATTGAAAGACGTCAAGAGGTTTGCATCGTTTATTGAGGGCAATTCGCACTTGAGCGATGAAGAAGTTCTTGAATACGAGACTTCCCTCCAACAAGTCGATTTTACAGACGATGAAGAGCAAACAGATGAAGAGGATTACACTGATGAAGACTGA
- the LOC123320350 gene encoding histone deacetylase 3: MKHKVSYFFNPDVGNFHYGTGHPMKPHRLSVIHSLVLNYGLHKHMSIYRPYKASAHDMCRFHSDEYIDFLQRVTPQNIQAFTKHLSHFNVGDDCPVFHGLFDFCSMYTGASLEGAMKLNNKDCDIAINWSGGLHHAKKFEASGFCYVNDIVIGILELLKYHPRVLYIDIDVHHGDGVQEAFYLTDRVMTVSFHKYGNYFFPGTGDMYEIGAESGRYYSVNVPLKEGIDDQSYWMVFKPVISNVMEFYQPTAIVLQCGADSLANDRLGCFSLSTKGHGECVKFVKNLNVPTLVVGGGGYTLRNVARCWTYETSLLVEEQISNELPFTEYLEFFAPDFTLHPEVVTRTENANSRQYLEAITKFTYDNLKMCQHSPSVQMHDVPGDAILKDEKVKEEDDPDVRISQELEDKMVEPKNEFYDGDKDNDKDEAMET, from the exons ATGAAACATAAGGTTTCATATTTCTTCAATCCAGATGTGGGTAATTTCCATTATGGCACTGGACACCCCATGAAACCTCATAGGCTATCGGTCATACACAGTTTAGTTCTAAATTACGGCTTACACAAACACATGTCTATATACAGGCCTTATAAGGCAAGTGCACATGATATGTGTAGATTTCACTCCGACGAATATATTG ACTTTCTGCAAAGGGTAACGCCACAAAACATACAAGCTTTCACAAAACACTTGAGCCACTTTAATGTAGGGGATGATTGTCCAGTTTTCCATGGACTATTTGATTTCTGTTCCATGTATACAGGAGCATCTCTTGAAGGAGCTATGAAGTTAAATAATAAGGACTGTGATATCGCCATAAATTGGTCAG GGGGGCTACATCATGCTAAGAAATTTGAGGCTTCAGGATTCTGTTATGTGAATGATATTGTGATAGGAATTttagaacttctcaaatatcaCCCTAGAGTTCTGTATATCGATATTGATGTCCATCATGGTGATGGGGTACAAGAGGCTTTTTATTTGACTGATAGAGTTATGACAGTTAGTTTTCATAAATATGGAAACTACTTCTTCCCAG gtACTGGAGATATGTATGAAATTGGAGCAGAAAGTGGAAGATATTATTCTGTCAATGTACCCTTGAAGGAAGGCATTGACGATCAGAGTTACTGGATGGTGTTCAAACCTGTCATATCGAATGTGATGGAATTTTATCAACCAACGGCTATAGTTCTTCAGTGTGGTGCTGATTCTCTAGCGAACGATCG TTTAGGCTGCTTTTCTCTGAGTACAAAAGGGCACggagaatgtgtcaaatttgtcAAGAACCTCAACGTCCCCACTTTGGTAGTCGGGGGCGGCGGTTATACATTGAGGAATGTAGCTAGATGCTGGACCTATGAGACTTCTTTACTGGTAGAAGAACAAATTTCGAACGAATTGCCATTCACAGAGTACCTCGAATTTTTCGCTCCAGACTTTACACTCCATCCGGAAGTGGTGACAAGGACAGAAAATGCTAATAGTCGACAGTATCTGGAAGCCATAACCAA GTTCACTTACGACAACTTGAAAATGTGTCAGCACTCTCCGAGCGTACAAATGCACGATGTACCGGGCGATGCAATCCTGAAGGATGAAAAGGTGAAGGAAGAGGACGATCCAGATGTGAGGATCAGTCAGGAGCTCGAAGATAAGATGGTCGAGCCCAAAAACGAATTTTACGATGGAGATAAAGATAACGATAAAGACGAAGCGATGGAAACTTGA
- the LOC123320104 gene encoding zinc finger CCHC-type and RNA-binding motif-containing protein 1-like yields the protein MSGGICPSKSTVYISNLPYALKNNDLHQLYEKYGKIVKVTVMKEKISRKSKGVAFILFLKPEDARECVKCVDGTEMSGRTLKASIAKDNLRTTEFIRRKEYPDKTRCYECGEYGHLSYKCSKNLLGEREPPPKKVRKRKRKNQSEKEQQWSNSNLDDEEFEDDGETLSAAIALEQEKIELEEYRLRVATGNYKDGDSVETPRKRIKKSAYFSDEEESN from the exons ATGAGTGGTGGTATATGTCCTAGTAAAAGTACTGTTTATATATCTAATTTACCGTATGCTCTCAAGAACAACGATCTCCATCAATTATATGAGAAGTATGGTAAAATCGTCAA AGTAACGGTGATGAAAGAAAAGATAAGTAGAAAAAGCAAAGGAGTAGCTTTTATATTATTCTTGAAACCAGAAGATGCAAGAGAATGCGTGAAGTGTGTTGACGGTACTGAG ATGTCAGGTAGAACTCTCAAAGCAAGTATAGCCAAAGATAATTTGAGGACCACTGAATTTATAAGACGAAAG GAGTATCCAGATAAAACAAGATGCTACGAGTGTGGAGAATATGGTCATTTGAGCTACAAATGCAGTAAAAATTTACTTGGTGAAAGGGAACCACCACCAAAAAAAGTTAGGAAAAGAAAGAGGAAAAACCAAAGTGAAAAGGAACAACAATGGTCAAATTCCAATCTGGATGATGAAGAATTTGAGGATGATGGTGAGACTTTGAGTGCAGCGATAGCATTAGAA CAAGAAAAGATTGAACTGGAAGAGTACAGATTAAGAGTTGCAACTGGAAATTACAAGGATGGTGACAGTGTAGAAACGCCAAGGAAAAGGATTAAGAAAAGTGCATATTTCAGTGATGAGGAAGAaagcaattga
- the LOC123320103 gene encoding protein patched homolog 1-like, translated as MGELGARLNIYQRFTYGVVTTTEKFFYNLGLKVGAKPIETIAICWVLVIACSLGGLRFYQEKNPMKLWVPPDSQFAKDSEWLMKTLELGFRQELIILTAPNVLVPEVINELLEIHERVGKIKTPGNITWDDICFKIPKVDKAMAKMLARETENGSQDLTATMDITMLCSFLEAIPLGCFQQSLLELWNYNRNEIQKLTTESIIHRINNHQEMLYMGHLKNYTGLLSGIQKNETGHIIAASALQNIWMTKVNFSAVDMDKVGNIAGTADWASEESLEWELEYENVIKESSKNLSDEMKLYYISGRTFGDVTSKSMFQDMDKILIGGFIMAIYVVFVISKFNMIEMRVGLAGVGLLSVGMSFIVGCGLCFLIGIPYGPVHTSLPFLLMGLGVDDMFVIMACFDELSEDQKKLPIPDVLGLMLKHAGVSITITSVTDIIAFLIGSSTVIPNLQSYCIYAAVCVLMTFVFAVTFFCAGFALDQKRIAAGKNGIIPCITHEKYKPNECSRKQISNRVFHFIFDRILLWTPVKVAVILLTTCLAVISINNCFKLEQRFDPHWFVPKTSELHTYFQKRAELYPNYGFEGGVYMGAINYTHEIPKIREIVENMRLKSDVIAGVSDWLTPFRDFVKRTYVTDIYEEPIDEVHFNLYLSKFLINPQYAKYQSNFQFETPLECGIPAPKIKMAYIAFNFPTFEGPSEYLPAMHKVREIAESANFTTGDRFCTTWSVVFATWVTDEVIDIEVLRNLQLALLSVMICTLLLVADIQTCFWIFICVLLSMVNVCGFMQMWGLTIDLVSCIGLELAIGLCVDYATHIGHTFLTVNGSRRERAVRTMTSIGSAVVYGGLSTLIGVLMLSFSDAYIFQAFFKIFFLVISFGLYHGVIVMPVILSIVGPQPYSNLHKKKHQVAMEEMKCMKPNTRENTENDS; from the exons ATGGGAGAGTTGGGAGCAAGACTCAACATCTACCAGAGGTTCACTTATGGAGTTGTGACCACGactgagaaatttttttacaa tttGGGACTTAAAGTCGGAGCAAAACCAATTGAGACAATAGCGATTTGTTGGGTTTTGGTCATAGCATGCTCTCTGGGAGGGCTCAGATTCTACCAAGAAAAAAACCCAATGAAACTTTGGGTTCCACCTGACAGCCAGTTCGCCAAAGATTCAGAATGGCTAATGAAAACACTAGAGTTAGGTTTTAGACAAGAATTAATCATACTGACGGCACCCAACGTCCTAGTACCTGAAGTTATCAATGAG CTCTTAGAGATACATGAAAGAGTTGGAAAAATCAAAACACCCGGAAACATAACATGGGACGATATATGCTTCAA GATTCCAAAAGTCGACAAGGCAATGGCAAAGATGTTGGCCAGGGAAACGGAAAATGGCAGTCAGGATCTGACAGCGACTATGGACATAACTATGTTGTGTTCATTCCTGGAAGCCATACCACTGGGCTGCTTCCAACAGAGCCTACTCGAATTGTGGAATTACAACAGGAACGAAATACAGAAGCTTACCACCGAATCTATCATACATAGGATCAACAACCACCAAGAAAT GTTGTATATGGGACATCTCAAAAACTACACAGGACTCCTTAGTGGTATTCAGAAAAACGAGACTGGTCATATAATTGCAGCAAGTGCCTTACAGAATATATGGATGACGAAGGTGAATTTTTCTGCCGTTGACATGGACAAAGTTGGGAATATTGCTGGTACAGCTGACTGG GCTTCTGAAGAATCCTTAGAATGGGAATTGGAGTACGAAAACGTGATCAAAGAATCGTCAAAAAACCTTTCTGATGAAATGAAATTGTACTATATTTCAGGAAGAAC GTTTGGTGATGTTACTAGCAAATCCATGTTTCAAGATATGGATAAGATCCTCATTGGTGGTTTCATAATGGCAATATACGTAGTTTTCGTAATCTCAAAGTTCAACATGATTGAAATGAGG GTAGGTTTGGCTGGGGTTGGTCTACTAAGTGTAGGGATGTCTTTCATAGTAGGCTGTGGACTCTGTTTCTTGATTGGTATACCATATGGCCCCGTGCACACCTCTCTCCCATTTCTATTGATGGGTTTAG GTGTCGACGATATGTTTGTTATCATGGCGTGCTTCGATGAACTCAGTGAAGATCAGAAGAAACTGCCCATTCCTGACGTACTGGGGTTGATGTTGAAACACGCTGGCGTGTCCATTACCATCACTTCCGTAACTGATATCATTGCTTTCTTGATTGGATCTTCAACT GTGATCCCCAATTTGCAGTCCTACTGTATTTATGCCGCTGTTTGCGTCCTGATGACCTTCGTATTTGCCGTAACTTTCTTTTGTGCTGGCTTTGCGCTGGATCAGAAGAGAATTGCTGCAGGTAAAAACGGAATTATACCTTGTATAACACACGAGAAGTACAAACCCAACGAATGTAGCAGAAAACAAATTTCAAACAGAGTTTTCCACTTTATATTCGACCGAATACTATTATGGACCCCAGTTAAG GTGGCTGTGATATTGCTGACTACATGCCTAGCAGTAATAAGCATAAATAATTGCTTCAAATTGGAACAGAGGTTCGATCCCCACTGGTTTGTGCCTAAGACCTCTGAACTACACACTTATTTTCAAAAGAGGGCTGAATTATACCCGAATTACGGATTTGAGGGTGGTGTTTATATGGGCGCAATCAACTACACTCATGAAATACCGAAAATAAGGGAAATTGTGGAGAATATGAGATTGAAATCAGATGTGATTGCTGGAGTTTCAGATTGGCTAACACCTTTCAGGGATTTTGTGAAGAGGACTTATGTCACAG ATATATATGAAGAACCCATAGACGAAGTCCATTTCAATCTGTACTTATCGAAGTTTTTAATAAACCCCCAATACGCCAAATACcaatcgaattttcaatttgaaacacccCTAGAATGTGGGATTCCAGCTCCAAAAATAAAG ATGGCTTATATAGCCTTCAACTTTCCAACGTTTGAGGGCCCTTCAGAGTACCTTCCAGCTATGCACAAAGTTAGAGAGATAGCTGAGAGTGCCAATTTTACAACTGGCGATAGATTTTGCACCACATGGTCGGTTGTATTTGCTACGTGGGTGACTGATGAG GTGATAGATATCGAAGTTTTGAGGAATCTTCAACTAGCGCTGCTCTCAGTTATGATCTGTACGCTATTACTGGTGGCAGATATCCAAACGTGCTTTTGGATATTTATCTGTGTCCTACTGTCAATGGTCAATGTTTGCGGGTTTATGCAGATGTGGGGGTTGACGATAGACCTTGTATCTTGCATTGGCCTCGAGCTAGCCATTGGTCTTTGCGTAGATTACGCCACGCACATAGGACACACCTTCTTGACTGTTAATGGTTCAAGAAGAGAGAGAGCAGTCAGAACCATGACCAGTATAGGGAGCGCTGTTGTGTATGGAGGGCTTTCCACACTTATTGGAGTACTGATGCTCAGTTTTTCGGATGCCTACATATTCCAGGCCTTCTTTaag atatttttccTTGTGATAAGTTTCGGACTTTATCACGGAGTCATTGTGATGCCAGTCATACTTAGCATAGTCGGACCTCAACCTTACTCCAATCTACACAAAAAGAAGCACCAAGTCGCAATGGAAGAAATGAAATGCATGAAGCCAAATACGAGggaaaatactgaaaatgaTAGTTGA